One stretch of Anguilla anguilla isolate fAngAng1 chromosome 5, fAngAng1.pri, whole genome shotgun sequence DNA includes these proteins:
- the hypk gene encoding huntingtin-interacting protein K gives MAAEGDVDLDLDAEENCTEKPAEKPRKHDSGAADLERVTDYAEEKEISSSDLETAMSVIGDRRSREQKAKQEREKELAKVTIKKEDVELIMSEMEIPRGTAERSLREHMGNVVEALIALTN, from the exons ATGGCCGCGGAAGGGGATGTGGACTTGGACTTAGATGCTGAGGAGAATTGTactgaaaaaccagcagaaaaaCCTCGCAAACATGACAGTGGAGCTGCTGACTTGGAGCGGGTGACTGATTATGCCGAAGAGAAGGAAATATCCAGCTCGGATCTGGAAACG GCTATGTCGGTAATTGGCGACAGGAGATCAAGAGAACAGAAAGCAAAACAGGAGAG AGAAAAGGAACTGGCCAAAGTCACAATCAAGAAAGAAGACGTAGAACTTATA ATGAGCGAGATGGAGATCCCCAGAGGCACAGCTGAACGCAGTTTGAGAGAGCACATGGGCAATGTGGTGGAAGCACTGATCGCCCTGACTAACTGA